The following coding sequences lie in one Rothia sp. SD9660Na genomic window:
- a CDS encoding serine/threonine-protein kinase has product MTDDFSAAPWLTGVIFKGHFEVGHLIARGGMAEVYHAVDLWSDNPVALKVLLPHLSTDPAQQQKFFREGSALKKIQHENVVGVIDEGTELVHGQQVMFLVLEYVHGCTLAQLMQLRPVLSVGEMLDVMIPAVEGLSEVHAHHLIHRDIKPANILLEADTESVKLSDFGLTRRADQNATGQLMGTPSFVAPEILDVASPVGPPADIFALGVMMYRMLTGRMPFAGADNDQQVLYHNINTDIPSLTHLAEGVSSDIAGVVSWCTRRNPRDRPQDATELYRALRDIEARASEQEKGYRLDQADRPTTTLWENVADIAEQSGRVRHGQTAITGFGAADDLLDAGSSGPLSEHEQAVRSAADAPVEVYAPTDFPGVGPKTETQAVLNAQLSEHEADQDPAVVDQPPISAGYNRQRAAAYRSERTDTAPASAPHAASVRPADPAQWTEAQRRTPAERWRPPLSPVALALLAALVLLGFVTAGFVGWWLASLIL; this is encoded by the coding sequence ATGACTGATGACTTCTCTGCTGCCCCCTGGTTGACCGGGGTGATATTCAAGGGCCATTTTGAGGTGGGCCACCTGATTGCGCGCGGTGGCATGGCCGAGGTGTACCATGCGGTTGACCTGTGGTCAGATAACCCGGTGGCTCTCAAGGTCCTACTCCCCCATCTCTCTACCGACCCCGCCCAGCAACAGAAGTTTTTTAGGGAGGGCTCGGCACTCAAGAAGATTCAGCACGAGAACGTGGTGGGCGTCATCGACGAGGGCACCGAGCTGGTGCACGGCCAGCAGGTCATGTTCCTGGTGCTGGAATACGTACACGGCTGCACCCTGGCCCAGCTCATGCAGCTGCGCCCGGTGCTGTCGGTGGGCGAGATGCTTGATGTCATGATCCCTGCGGTTGAGGGTCTGTCTGAGGTGCACGCCCACCACCTGATCCACCGCGATATCAAGCCCGCTAACATTCTCTTAGAGGCCGATACAGAGAGCGTTAAGCTCTCTGACTTTGGCCTGACGCGCAGGGCCGACCAGAACGCTACCGGCCAGCTCATGGGCACCCCCTCCTTTGTGGCTCCCGAGATCCTCGACGTTGCCTCGCCCGTCGGGCCTCCTGCCGATATTTTTGCCCTGGGCGTGATGATGTACCGCATGCTCACCGGCCGTATGCCTTTTGCCGGGGCCGATAACGACCAGCAGGTCCTCTATCACAACATAAACACCGACATTCCCTCGCTCACCCACCTGGCTGAGGGCGTCTCGTCCGATATAGCGGGTGTGGTGAGCTGGTGCACCCGCCGCAACCCCCGCGACCGCCCCCAGGACGCCACCGAACTCTACCGGGCACTGCGCGATATTGAGGCCCGCGCCAGCGAGCAGGAAAAGGGCTACCGCCTAGATCAGGCAGATCGGCCCACTACCACCCTCTGGGAGAACGTCGCCGACATCGCCGAACAATCGGGGAGGGTACGCCACGGGCAGACCGCCATCACCGGTTTTGGGGCCGCCGATGACCTACTCGATGCAGGTTCTTCTGGCCCACTCAGCGAGCACGAGCAGGCTGTACGCTCTGCCGCGGACGCCCCCGTTGAGGTCTACGCCCCCACAGACTTCCCCGGGGTTGGGCCCAAGACCGAGACCCAGGCCGTCCTCAATGCCCAGCTCTCTGAGCATGAAGCTGACCAGGACCCGGCGGTGGTCGATCAGCCCCCTATCTCGGCTGGCTATAACCGGCAGCGGGCTGCCGCCTACCGTAGCGAGCGCACGGACACCGCACCCGCGTCCGCCCCGCATGCAGCCTCGGTGCGCCCCGCCGACCCTGCCCAGTGGACTGAAGCCCAGCGGCGTACCCCTGCTGAGCGCTGGCGTCCGCCCCTGTCCCCCGTCGCCCTGGCCCTGCTTGCTGCCTTGGTCCTGCTGGGCTTTGTGACCGCAGGTTTTGTGGGTTGGTGGCTGGCCAGCCTGATTCTCTAG
- a CDS encoding class II 3-deoxy-7-phosphoheptulonate synthase produces MTNPGAVPTPNDFPELEEWRSLHIDQHPQWADHPDFTAVINELNSVPPLVFAGEVDQMRSDLARVAEGEAFLLQGGDCAETFAGATADKISGRVRTLLQMAVVLTYGASMPVVKMGRMAGQFSKPRSSNDETRDGVTLPSFRGEMVNGFEFTEESRVHDPNRMLRGYHTSASTLNLIRAFTKGGFADLRSVHSWNKGFTSNPAHARYESIAGEIDRAIKFMEACGTDFGPLKTTDVYTGHEALLLDFERAMTRVDSRTHLPYDTSAHFLWIGERTRGLDDAHVNFLSKVRNPIGVKLGPATTADDAMALIDKLDPNREPGRLTFITRMGAGKIRENLPAIVEGVQKEGAKVVWVTDPMHGNTISVPSGYKTRRFDDVMNEVQGFFEVHEALGTFPGGIHVEMTGDDVAECLGGSDPIEEAAFADRYETLCDPRLNHQQSLEIAFQVAEYLARR; encoded by the coding sequence GTGACCAACCCCGGCGCCGTACCCACCCCGAACGACTTCCCCGAACTCGAAGAGTGGCGCTCCCTGCACATCGACCAGCACCCCCAGTGGGCTGATCACCCCGACTTTACCGCCGTCATCAATGAACTGAACAGCGTTCCTCCGCTGGTTTTTGCCGGTGAGGTTGACCAGATGCGTTCCGACCTGGCTCGCGTTGCTGAAGGTGAAGCCTTCTTGCTACAGGGCGGCGACTGTGCAGAAACTTTCGCTGGTGCTACCGCCGATAAGATTTCAGGCCGCGTGCGCACCCTGCTGCAGATGGCCGTTGTGCTGACCTACGGTGCCTCTATGCCCGTGGTTAAAATGGGCCGTATGGCAGGGCAGTTCTCTAAGCCCCGCTCATCGAACGACGAGACCCGCGACGGCGTCACCCTGCCTTCCTTCCGCGGCGAAATGGTCAACGGCTTTGAGTTCACCGAAGAGTCCCGCGTGCACGACCCCAACCGTATGCTGCGCGGCTACCACACTAGTGCCAGCACCCTTAACCTGATTCGGGCCTTCACCAAGGGCGGTTTTGCTGACCTGCGCTCGGTCCACTCCTGGAACAAGGGCTTCACCTCCAACCCCGCCCACGCCCGCTACGAGTCCATCGCCGGCGAAATCGACCGCGCCATCAAGTTCATGGAAGCCTGCGGCACCGACTTCGGCCCCCTGAAGACCACCGACGTCTACACCGGCCACGAGGCCCTGCTGCTGGACTTCGAGCGTGCCATGACCCGCGTCGACTCGCGCACCCACCTGCCCTACGACACCTCCGCCCACTTCCTCTGGATCGGTGAGCGTACCCGCGGCCTGGACGACGCCCACGTCAACTTCCTCTCCAAGGTCCGCAACCCCATCGGCGTTAAGCTCGGCCCCGCCACCACCGCCGACGACGCCATGGCCCTGATTGACAAGCTGGACCCCAACCGCGAACCCGGACGCCTGACCTTCATTACCCGCATGGGCGCCGGCAAGATCCGCGAAAACCTGCCCGCCATCGTCGAGGGCGTGCAGAAGGAAGGCGCCAAGGTCGTATGGGTCACCGACCCCATGCACGGCAACACCATCTCTGTACCGTCCGGTTACAAGACCCGCCGCTTCGACGACGTCATGAACGAGGTTCAGGGCTTCTTCGAGGTACACGAGGCTCTCGGTACCTTCCCTGGCGGTATCCACGTAGAGATGACCGGCGACGATGTTGCTGAATGCCTAGGCGGTTCTGATCCCATCGAAGAAGCAGCTTTCGCAGACCGTTACGAGACCCTCTGTGATCCGCGACTGAACCACCAGCAGTCCTTGGAAATTGCTTTCCAGGTTGCTGAGTACCTGGCCCGCCGCTAA
- a CDS encoding lysophospholipid acyltransferase family protein, giving the protein MYMQLRTVLKPFLQRAYHHEVVGAKNIPAASGAILASNHVSFIDSIFLPLAAPRQVFFLAKSDYFTTPGLKGRLMKWFFTSVGQLPIDRSGGAKSAESLAVAVAALREGKLVGIYPEGTRSPDGRLYRAKIGVARLALEAGVPIIPVAQFGNEDVQVPGSNRLRLRKDGKPIRVKTVIGEPIDVTPYLGRGDEWAAQRELADLVIERISQMTGRPITPVYAADVKKLMTAEGISADEATSRLLETRP; this is encoded by the coding sequence ATGTATATGCAGCTACGCACCGTGCTCAAGCCCTTCTTGCAGCGGGCCTATCACCATGAGGTTGTGGGGGCCAAAAATATCCCGGCAGCAAGTGGCGCTATTTTGGCAAGTAACCACGTGTCTTTTATTGACTCTATTTTCTTGCCTCTTGCGGCTCCGCGTCAGGTGTTCTTCTTGGCTAAGTCCGACTACTTCACCACACCCGGCCTTAAGGGGCGTCTGATGAAGTGGTTCTTCACCTCTGTGGGCCAGCTGCCCATTGACCGCTCTGGTGGTGCTAAGTCGGCTGAATCTCTGGCGGTTGCCGTTGCCGCCCTGCGCGAGGGCAAGCTCGTGGGTATCTACCCCGAGGGAACCCGTAGCCCCGATGGTCGCCTCTACCGCGCCAAAATTGGTGTGGCCCGACTGGCCCTAGAGGCCGGTGTCCCCATTATCCCCGTTGCCCAGTTCGGTAACGAGGATGTGCAGGTGCCCGGCTCCAACCGCCTGCGCCTGCGGAAGGACGGCAAACCGATTCGGGTGAAGACCGTCATCGGTGAACCCATCGATGTGACCCCCTATCTGGGGCGGGGCGATGAATGGGCCGCCCAGCGGGAACTGGCAGACCTGGTCATTGAGCGGATTAGCCAGATGACCGGCCGCCCCATCACCCCGGTCTATGCGGCCGATGTTAAGAAGCTCATGACGGCGGAAGGAATCAGTGCGGACGAGGCCACCAGCCGCCTGCTTGAAACCCGCCCCTAG
- a CDS encoding AMP-dependent synthetase/ligase: MKEIHSPQIVTVDPAVNITDMVERRAQDSRNPLVYRVQKSTGNWVPVAAKDFRRQVIDLAKGLMAVGIGAGDVVGIMSRTRYEWTLIDFAIWYAGAVTVPVYETSSPAQAAWALSHSGAKAIFVENSKLADVISQARELTNEELSLDALKDVWVIDDSILPALVSGGSSISDEDVEERRSLANLDTVATIVYTSGTTGRPKACPITHGNFVRLSANTKLTIPEIANETNSTLLFLPLAHVLGRLIQVLAFDAGLTVGHAPDIKNLSTDLASFQPTMLLVVPRVFEKVYEGAIKKAEKGGKVNAKLFHRSVDIAIKWSQAKIAGKMTRTLTLQHKFYDKLVYSKLRDAMGGKVRFAVSGGGRLAPHYGHFYHAVGIEVVEGYGLTETTAPLAVGRIRNFDIGNVGTLIPGGSARIAEDGELEFKGVGLISGYLDNPEENAAAFTEDGWFRTGDLARIDDDGKIFITGRKKEIIVTAGGKNVMPVPAEDRLRQSPFVSQAMLVGDEKPFISALITLDPDVLPDELERIGLPRTLSLKEASTNPRVREAIQKFIDDANAFVSKAESIREFRILDKDFTEAEGHLTPSMKVRRKQVLADFNSYVEDMYNRTKSTVTETAAHTAERVQELRAEQTEKWDQFKAVQAEKLHEFTETQGQKLHELADKIQQVTPLPGAKDKDAASNSDTDDQVEKAASDWVEVTEAEKGSQ, encoded by the coding sequence GTGAAAGAAATTCACTCCCCCCAGATTGTTACTGTTGATCCGGCAGTCAACATCACCGACATGGTGGAACGTCGCGCTCAGGACAGCCGCAATCCCCTGGTCTACCGGGTGCAGAAATCAACCGGCAACTGGGTACCCGTCGCCGCCAAGGACTTCCGTCGCCAGGTTATTGACCTAGCCAAGGGTCTTATGGCCGTAGGTATTGGGGCGGGTGACGTCGTTGGCATTATGAGCCGTACCCGCTACGAGTGGACCCTGATTGACTTTGCTATCTGGTACGCAGGTGCTGTAACTGTGCCTGTCTATGAGACCTCTTCTCCTGCCCAGGCTGCCTGGGCCCTGTCTCACTCCGGCGCTAAGGCTATCTTCGTTGAGAACAGCAAACTGGCAGACGTCATTAGCCAGGCCCGTGAGCTCACCAATGAGGAGCTCTCCCTCGATGCTCTCAAGGACGTCTGGGTTATCGACGATTCGATTCTCCCCGCCCTGGTCTCCGGTGGCTCTTCTATCTCAGACGAGGATGTGGAAGAACGCCGTTCTCTCGCCAACCTCGATACCGTGGCCACCATCGTCTATACCTCCGGTACCACCGGCCGCCCCAAGGCCTGCCCGATTACCCACGGCAACTTCGTCCGTCTCTCTGCTAATACCAAGCTCACTATCCCCGAGATTGCCAACGAGACGAACTCGACCCTGCTCTTCCTGCCTCTGGCCCACGTGCTGGGTCGCCTGATTCAGGTGCTGGCCTTCGACGCTGGCCTGACGGTAGGCCATGCCCCCGATATCAAGAACCTTTCGACCGACCTGGCCTCCTTCCAGCCCACCATGCTGCTGGTTGTGCCCCGCGTCTTTGAAAAGGTCTATGAAGGAGCTATCAAGAAAGCTGAGAAGGGCGGTAAGGTCAACGCCAAGCTTTTCCACCGCTCAGTGGATATCGCTATCAAGTGGTCCCAGGCTAAGATTGCGGGCAAGATGACCCGCACTCTCACCCTGCAGCACAAGTTCTACGACAAGCTGGTCTACTCCAAGCTACGCGACGCCATGGGCGGTAAGGTGCGCTTCGCGGTATCCGGCGGCGGACGCCTGGCCCCCCACTACGGCCACTTCTACCACGCTGTAGGCATCGAGGTCGTTGAGGGCTACGGCCTGACCGAGACCACCGCTCCCCTGGCCGTTGGCCGCATCCGCAACTTTGATATCGGCAACGTGGGCACCCTGATTCCCGGTGGTTCTGCCCGTATCGCTGAGGACGGCGAACTCGAGTTCAAGGGCGTCGGCCTGATTTCGGGCTACCTCGACAACCCCGAAGAGAACGCTGCGGCCTTCACCGAGGACGGCTGGTTCCGCACCGGCGACCTGGCCCGCATCGACGATGACGGCAAAATCTTTATTACCGGCCGCAAGAAGGAAATCATTGTGACCGCCGGCGGCAAGAACGTCATGCCGGTGCCCGCCGAAGACCGTCTACGCCAGTCCCCCTTTGTCTCCCAGGCCATGCTGGTGGGCGATGAGAAGCCCTTCATTTCGGCGCTCATTACCCTGGACCCCGACGTCCTGCCCGATGAGCTTGAGCGCATCGGCCTGCCCCGTACCCTCTCCCTCAAGGAGGCATCCACCAACCCCCGCGTCCGTGAGGCTATCCAGAAGTTCATCGACGACGCCAACGCCTTTGTGTCGAAGGCCGAGTCTATCCGCGAGTTCCGCATTCTCGATAAGGACTTCACCGAGGCTGAGGGGCACCTGACCCCCTCCATGAAGGTGCGCCGCAAGCAGGTGCTGGCTGACTTCAACTCCTACGTCGAAGATATGTACAACCGCACCAAGTCCACCGTGACCGAGACCGCCGCTCACACCGCTGAGCGTGTTCAGGAGCTGCGTGCCGAGCAGACCGAGAAGTGGGATCAGTTCAAGGCTGTTCAGGCTGAGAAGCTACACGAGTTCACCGAGACCCAGGGGCAGAAGCTACACGAGCTAGCAGATAAGATTCAGCAGGTCACTCCCCTGCCCGGCGCTAAGGACAAGGACGCCGCCAGCAACTCAGATACCGACGATCAGGTTGAGAAAGCCGCCAGTGACTGGGTAGAGGTCACCGAAGCAGAAAAGGGCTCTCAGTAA
- a CDS encoding mycothione reductase produces the protein MTDSRHYDLIIIGSGSGNSLPNEDFDGKKIAIIDGGRFGGTCLNVGCIPTKMYVYPASTVARAKDAARLGVELEHKHTAWRQIRDRIFGRIDAISEGGLAWRKSLENVDVYEEYAKLTGPRSVVTASGLELTADQLVLATGSRVTLPQVPGIDLPQVHTSDTVMRIDELPERVVVIGGGFIAAEFAHVFSGLGAQVTQAVRSDRLLRSHDDTIAEIFTREAARQWDLRTNHALKAIEPADNGSVTVIFEDAGEQVTVTADLVLVATGRTPNSDTLDAATYFDVDERGLVQVDEYQRVLSGGQPVKDVWALGDVSSPYQLKHVANAEMRTVQWNIMHPDQLRATDHRYVPAAVFTHPPIAAVGLTERQAREQAEAEGFEITIKEQKFGDVAYGWAMGDSEGVCKLIARKDTGELLGAHLIGEESPNLIQPLIQAMSFGLSARDMARGQYWIHPALTEVVENALLGLELD, from the coding sequence GTGACTGATTCGCGCCACTACGACCTCATCATTATCGGATCTGGCTCCGGCAACTCCCTCCCCAACGAGGATTTTGATGGCAAGAAGATTGCCATCATCGACGGCGGACGCTTTGGCGGCACCTGCCTGAATGTGGGCTGTATTCCCACCAAGATGTATGTCTATCCGGCCTCTACCGTTGCCCGCGCCAAGGACGCTGCCCGTCTGGGTGTAGAGCTAGAGCACAAGCACACCGCCTGGCGGCAGATTCGTGACCGGATCTTCGGCCGTATCGACGCTATTAGCGAGGGCGGGCTTGCCTGGCGCAAGTCCCTCGAGAATGTGGATGTCTACGAGGAATATGCGAAGCTGACCGGCCCCCGGAGCGTGGTTACGGCGTCCGGCCTTGAGCTGACCGCCGACCAGCTGGTGCTGGCTACCGGCTCTCGCGTTACCCTGCCGCAGGTCCCCGGTATCGACCTGCCCCAGGTGCACACCTCAGACACCGTCATGCGCATTGATGAGCTACCCGAGCGCGTGGTGGTTATCGGTGGCGGTTTTATCGCCGCCGAGTTCGCTCATGTCTTCTCGGGTTTGGGCGCCCAGGTGACCCAGGCCGTGCGGTCAGACCGACTGTTGCGCAGCCACGATGACACCATCGCTGAAATCTTTACCCGCGAAGCTGCCCGTCAGTGGGACCTGCGCACCAACCATGCTCTGAAGGCTATTGAGCCTGCCGACAACGGCTCTGTGACAGTGATATTTGAGGACGCTGGTGAGCAAGTTACCGTGACCGCCGACCTTGTGCTGGTAGCAACGGGCCGCACCCCGAACTCCGATACCCTCGACGCTGCCACCTACTTTGATGTGGATGAGCGGGGCCTGGTGCAGGTGGATGAGTACCAGCGGGTGCTTTCTGGCGGTCAGCCGGTTAAGGACGTCTGGGCTCTGGGTGATGTGAGCTCACCCTACCAGCTCAAGCACGTGGCTAACGCCGAGATGCGCACCGTGCAGTGGAATATCATGCACCCTGACCAGCTACGGGCCACCGACCACCGCTATGTTCCCGCTGCGGTCTTTACCCACCCGCCCATTGCCGCTGTTGGCCTGACTGAGCGCCAGGCACGGGAGCAGGCTGAGGCTGAAGGGTTCGAGATTACTATCAAGGAGCAGAAGTTTGGCGACGTAGCCTACGGCTGGGCTATGGGTGATAGCGAAGGCGTCTGCAAGCTCATCGCCCGCAAGGACACCGGCGAACTACTGGGAGCCCACCTAATCGGTGAAGAGTCACCCAACCTCATCCAGCCCCTGATTCAGGCCATGAGCTTTGGCCTGAGTGCCCGCGATATGGCCCGCGGCCAGTACTGGATCCACCCAGCCCTTACCGAGGTCGTGGAGAACGCCTTGCTGGGGCTTGAGCTTGACTAG
- the efeU gene encoding iron uptake transporter permease EfeU, with the protein MFLATFLIGLREGLEASLVIGILLACVTKVGRSDARPKIWWGVGIATTVSLIAGAILTYGRYGLSFEGQELLGGGLSLLAVLMVTTMVFWMAKIGPSLKQELEASARAALATGSGWAMFWLAAVTVGREGLETTLMLWAWSTAPQALAGAVVGILLAVTLGVAINRGMMKFNLSRFFAVTGALLIVMSAGILAYGIHDLQEARFLPGPFSGAPITPTNFRTGEVLVGFTTTPFWGASFPFGWAFDLQNYIDPSGTVASILKGTVGFTPLMSWLEVIAWALYLTIVFPLWMKQQRRATPAESSKS; encoded by the coding sequence ATGTTTCTGGCGACCTTTCTCATCGGCCTACGAGAAGGCCTAGAGGCCTCACTAGTTATCGGCATACTTTTAGCCTGCGTGACCAAAGTGGGTCGCAGCGACGCCCGCCCTAAAATCTGGTGGGGCGTTGGCATCGCGACAACGGTATCCCTCATCGCCGGAGCCATACTAACCTACGGTCGTTATGGCCTCAGTTTTGAGGGCCAAGAGCTCCTGGGCGGCGGCCTTTCCCTTCTTGCCGTCCTTATGGTGACCACGATGGTGTTCTGGATGGCTAAAATAGGGCCATCCCTCAAACAAGAACTTGAAGCCTCCGCCAGAGCTGCGCTAGCGACCGGTAGTGGCTGGGCTATGTTCTGGCTAGCAGCTGTCACTGTTGGCAGAGAAGGTCTCGAAACGACTCTCATGCTGTGGGCTTGGTCAACGGCTCCCCAAGCACTAGCAGGTGCAGTTGTTGGCATACTTCTGGCTGTTACCCTCGGCGTTGCCATTAACAGGGGCATGATGAAATTCAACCTCAGCCGTTTTTTCGCTGTTACAGGTGCTCTGCTCATCGTGATGAGTGCCGGAATTCTCGCCTACGGAATCCATGATTTACAGGAAGCGAGATTCCTACCAGGCCCGTTCTCAGGTGCCCCCATCACCCCAACAAACTTCAGGACAGGTGAAGTACTCGTTGGATTCACCACCACCCCATTTTGGGGAGCGTCTTTTCCTTTCGGCTGGGCTTTCGACCTCCAAAACTATATAGACCCCTCGGGTACCGTGGCATCCATCCTCAAAGGAACGGTAGGGTTCACGCCCCTCATGTCCTGGCTTGAGGTCATAGCCTGGGCCCTCTATCTCACCATAGTTTTCCCGCTCTGGATGAAGCAGCAGCGTCGAGCTACCCCCGCGGAGTCCTCCAAGAGCTAA
- the efeO gene encoding iron uptake system protein EfeO — protein MTTHRPILSTLITTSLALTLTACVDKQAQQADGNTITVSSTTSDCLVSTNSTTSGTVQFSITNNGEKTTEFYLLGSDGLRIVSEKENIAPGQTADLTVSLQPGEYYTACKPGMRGENVGTAAFTVTGDPVELTGEQKELYEQAVANYVNFAKNEVGELLPQVEKFATAYMNGDDEKARELYATTRTHYERIEPIAEALGILDPRIDYREIDYLAEAELLEQDDPTFTEWLGFHRIEKDLWVPAADALHPDGSSAHDGWSASSEEDRQRIGQTLINDVQALYDEIHSSTFAEDQQLNITSVSNGAAALLEEIAVGKVTGEENWWSHRDLWDFQANLEGSRIAFDLVAPIASAESEENAQLVETIDTAFNDLQAELDQYGSYEEGFTPYNEVSEEQRKELTTKLDAVREPLSQLTATLVD, from the coding sequence ATGACAACACATCGCCCCATCCTCAGCACCCTCATCACCACCAGCCTCGCGCTAACCCTCACCGCCTGCGTCGATAAACAAGCCCAGCAGGCCGACGGGAATACGATTACAGTTTCATCTACCACCTCTGACTGCCTTGTCTCAACCAACAGCACTACGTCGGGAACGGTGCAGTTTAGCATCACCAATAACGGCGAAAAGACCACTGAGTTTTACCTTCTCGGCTCAGACGGGCTACGAATCGTTTCCGAGAAAGAAAATATAGCTCCGGGCCAAACAGCAGACCTCACCGTTTCCCTGCAGCCGGGTGAATACTACACAGCATGCAAGCCGGGCATGCGAGGTGAAAATGTGGGCACGGCAGCCTTCACCGTCACCGGCGACCCCGTTGAGCTCACGGGTGAGCAGAAAGAACTCTATGAGCAGGCGGTGGCTAACTACGTCAACTTCGCCAAGAATGAGGTAGGCGAGCTGCTACCGCAGGTTGAGAAATTCGCCACCGCCTATATGAACGGTGACGATGAAAAAGCTCGTGAGCTCTATGCAACTACACGTACCCACTACGAACGCATTGAACCTATTGCCGAAGCTCTCGGCATTCTCGACCCCCGCATTGATTACCGGGAAATTGACTACCTTGCAGAAGCCGAGCTGCTTGAACAAGATGACCCCACCTTTACCGAGTGGCTCGGTTTCCACCGCATTGAAAAAGACCTCTGGGTGCCCGCAGCCGATGCCCTCCATCCTGACGGTAGCTCAGCACACGATGGGTGGAGCGCTTCAAGCGAGGAGGACCGGCAACGAATCGGCCAAACCCTCATCAACGATGTTCAGGCCCTCTACGACGAAATTCATTCCTCCACCTTTGCTGAAGACCAGCAGCTCAATATCACCTCTGTATCGAACGGTGCGGCTGCCCTACTTGAAGAAATTGCAGTCGGTAAAGTAACCGGTGAAGAGAACTGGTGGAGCCACCGTGACCTCTGGGACTTCCAGGCTAACCTTGAGGGCTCCCGTATTGCTTTTGACCTGGTCGCTCCTATTGCCTCAGCTGAGTCAGAAGAGAACGCCCAGCTTGTTGAAACTATCGACACTGCCTTCAATGATTTGCAGGCTGAACTAGATCAGTACGGCTCCTATGAAGAAGGGTTCACCCCCTACAACGAGGTCAGCGAGGAGCAGCGCAAGGAGCTCACCACTAAGCTCGATGCAGTACGTGAGCCCCTCTCCCAGCTCACAGCCACCCTCGTCGACTAG
- a CDS encoding Dyp-type peroxidase, giving the protein MQSTPSHSRSTSGLSRRAVLALTGAGSGVTLLGGLAAGYAAGQGSESISEQADVTYDFYGDHQAGITTAAQDRMHCAAFDMAEDTTRDDLILLLQDWTYAASRLTLGLDVTAAGAFGGGPALPPPDTGEAADLGASGLTITFGFGRSLFTQEDGTDRFGLAGQLPQEFEPLPKMVNDFIDTSQSGGDLFIQACAYDPQVAVHAIRNLTRIAVGVATLRWSQLGFGRTSSTTSAQATPRNLFGQKDGTSNIKAEETDRLAEHVWINQGIAAGGSYLIARKISMNIEVWDGVQLQEQERVTGRNKRNGAPLSGGDEFTPPDFSAKDGKGNLLIDERSHIARVHPDHNQGIAMLRRGYNYVDGNDAQGRLAAGLFFIAFVNDPARFATVHKNMARDDLFVEYLKTRSSSVFLVPPGVAEEGGYIGQAFFEKV; this is encoded by the coding sequence ATGCAATCTACTCCTTCACATTCCCGTAGCACCTCGGGACTGTCACGCCGTGCTGTCCTTGCTCTGACGGGGGCTGGGTCTGGTGTTACCTTACTCGGAGGTTTAGCTGCCGGTTATGCAGCTGGGCAAGGCAGCGAGTCTATATCAGAGCAGGCCGATGTTACCTACGATTTTTATGGGGATCACCAGGCAGGTATAACTACAGCAGCCCAAGATCGCATGCACTGCGCGGCATTTGATATGGCAGAAGATACCACCCGGGACGATCTGATTCTTCTGCTCCAAGACTGGACTTACGCCGCAAGTAGACTAACCCTGGGGCTTGATGTCACCGCTGCCGGAGCTTTTGGAGGTGGTCCAGCCCTACCCCCGCCAGATACAGGAGAGGCAGCTGACCTAGGTGCCTCCGGTCTGACTATCACATTTGGTTTCGGTAGGAGTCTCTTTACTCAAGAGGACGGCACAGACCGCTTTGGCTTGGCAGGGCAGCTACCGCAAGAGTTTGAGCCTCTACCCAAAATGGTCAATGATTTCATTGATACATCTCAGTCAGGAGGGGACCTTTTCATTCAGGCCTGCGCCTACGACCCTCAGGTTGCTGTACACGCCATCAGAAACCTCACCCGCATTGCCGTTGGAGTCGCCACACTCAGATGGTCCCAGCTAGGCTTTGGCCGCACATCTTCAACCACATCCGCTCAAGCTACTCCCCGTAATCTCTTTGGGCAGAAGGACGGCACTTCTAATATTAAAGCGGAAGAGACTGACAGGCTCGCAGAACACGTCTGGATCAATCAGGGTATTGCAGCCGGTGGAAGCTACCTCATTGCCCGTAAAATCTCAATGAATATTGAGGTGTGGGACGGAGTCCAGCTCCAAGAGCAGGAGCGGGTGACCGGTAGGAACAAACGCAATGGCGCCCCCCTCTCAGGCGGTGATGAGTTCACACCGCCCGATTTTTCTGCCAAGGATGGGAAGGGAAACTTACTCATTGACGAACGCTCACACATAGCCAGGGTACACCCTGATCATAACCAGGGTATTGCTATGCTCCGACGGGGGTATAACTACGTTGACGGTAACGATGCTCAGGGCAGACTTGCGGCAGGTCTATTCTTTATTGCTTTTGTTAACGACCCTGCGCGCTTTGCTACTGTCCATAAGAACATGGCCCGGGACGATCTTTTTGTTGAGTATCTGAAGACCCGCTCCAGCTCAGTCTTCTTAGTACCTCCCGGGGTCGCCGAGGAAGGCGGGTATATCGGCCAAGCTTTCTTCGAGAAAGTTTAG